Proteins encoded together in one Pseudoxanthomonas sp. Root65 window:
- a CDS encoding SDR family oxidoreductase — translation MSYFVTGATGFIGRYLVGNLLKRSGTVHVLVRKDSQKKFDAIAKKAGWDMKRVSVVHGDMTKPKCGLTPAQLRALGGKVKHFFHLAAVYDLTATREAQQAANIDGTQHALDLAAALKAGCFHHTSSIAAAGLYPGIFREDMFEEAEGLDDPYLRTKHDSEGLVRAETRTKWRIYRPGMVVGHSKTGEIDKIDGPYYFFTLIKKLRELLPPWMPVLGIEGGRINIVPVDFVADAMDHIAHKPKLDGHTFHLTDPEPMRVGEVLNTFARAGHAPEMTMRLDARMFAFVPGGIRTAVGNLPPVRRFIGMLLRDFKIPKEVLKFITYPTRFDSRETERALKGTGIAVPRLEDYAWRLWDYWERHLDPDLFVDRTLKGKVRNKVVVITGGSSGIGLSTAQRVAEAGATTIIVARGEEELFKARDDMKKAGGKVFAYTADLADMADCDRLVKTVLDEHGHVDILINNAGRSIRRSIEASYDRFHDFERTMQLNYFGSIRLIMGFLPKMTERRKGHIINISSIGVLANSPRFSAYVASKAALDAFSRCAQGELSGKGISFTTINMPLVKTPMIAPTKMYDSVPTLSPEEAADLLVKAIIEKPSRIATRLGIFAALINAVAPKAYEVVMNTAFELFPDSAAAKGDRKALKESAPSQEQIAFASLMRGVHW, via the coding sequence ATGAGCTATTTCGTCACGGGCGCCACGGGATTCATTGGCCGCTATCTGGTCGGCAACCTCCTCAAGCGCAGCGGGACGGTCCATGTGCTGGTCCGCAAGGACTCGCAGAAGAAGTTCGACGCCATCGCCAAGAAGGCCGGCTGGGACATGAAGCGCGTGTCCGTGGTGCATGGCGACATGACCAAGCCCAAGTGCGGCCTGACACCGGCGCAGTTGCGCGCACTGGGCGGCAAGGTGAAGCATTTCTTCCACCTGGCCGCCGTCTACGACCTGACCGCCACCCGCGAAGCGCAGCAGGCCGCCAACATCGACGGCACCCAGCATGCGCTGGACCTGGCCGCCGCGCTGAAGGCCGGCTGCTTCCACCACACCAGCTCCATCGCCGCCGCCGGTCTGTATCCGGGCATCTTCCGCGAGGACATGTTCGAGGAAGCCGAGGGCCTGGACGATCCCTACCTGCGCACCAAGCACGATTCCGAGGGCCTGGTCCGCGCCGAGACGCGCACCAAGTGGCGCATCTACCGTCCCGGCATGGTGGTGGGCCACTCGAAGACCGGCGAGATCGACAAGATCGACGGTCCGTACTACTTCTTCACCCTGATCAAGAAACTGCGCGAACTGCTGCCGCCGTGGATGCCCGTGCTCGGCATCGAGGGCGGGCGCATCAACATCGTGCCGGTGGATTTCGTGGCCGATGCGATGGACCACATCGCGCACAAGCCGAAGCTCGACGGCCATACCTTCCACCTGACCGATCCGGAACCGATGCGCGTGGGTGAAGTGCTGAACACCTTCGCCCGTGCCGGCCACGCACCCGAAATGACCATGCGCCTGGATGCGCGCATGTTCGCCTTCGTGCCCGGCGGCATCCGCACGGCGGTCGGCAACCTGCCGCCGGTGCGGCGCTTCATCGGCATGCTGCTGCGCGATTTCAAGATCCCGAAGGAGGTGCTGAAGTTCATCACCTATCCCACGCGCTTCGACAGCCGCGAGACCGAGCGTGCGCTGAAGGGCACCGGCATCGCCGTGCCACGGCTGGAGGACTATGCCTGGCGCCTGTGGGACTACTGGGAGCGCCACCTCGATCCGGACCTGTTCGTCGACCGCACGCTGAAGGGCAAGGTGCGCAACAAGGTCGTCGTCATCACCGGCGGTTCGTCCGGCATCGGCCTGTCCACCGCGCAGCGCGTGGCGGAAGCCGGCGCGACCACCATCATCGTGGCGCGCGGCGAAGAGGAACTGTTCAAGGCCCGCGACGACATGAAGAAGGCGGGCGGCAAGGTGTTCGCGTATACCGCCGACCTGGCCGACATGGCCGACTGCGACCGGCTGGTGAAGACGGTGCTGGACGAGCACGGGCATGTCGACATCCTGATCAACAACGCGGGGCGCTCGATCCGCCGTTCCATCGAGGCGAGCTACGACCGCTTCCATGATTTCGAGCGCACGATGCAGCTGAACTATTTCGGCAGCATCCGCCTGATCATGGGCTTCCTGCCGAAGATGACCGAGCGCCGCAAGGGTCACATCATCAACATCAGTTCGATCGGCGTGCTGGCCAATTCGCCGCGTTTTTCGGCGTATGTGGCATCGAAGGCGGCGCTGGACGCGTTCAGCCGCTGCGCGCAGGGCGAACTGTCGGGCAAGGGCATCAGCTTCACCACCATCAACATGCCGCTGGTGAAGACGCCGATGATCGCGCCCACCAAGATGTACGACAGCGTGCCGACGCTGTCGCCGGAGGAAGCGGCCGACCTGCTGGTCAAGGCGATCATCGAGAAGCCGAGCCGCATCGCCACCCGCCTGGGCATCTTCGCCGCGCTGATCAATGCGGTCGCGCCGAAGGCCTACGAAGTGGTGATGAACACGGCCTTCGAGCTGTTCCCGGATTCGGCCGCCGCCAAGGGCGACCGCAAGGCGCTGAAGGAATCAGCGCCCAGCCAGGAGCAGATCGCGTTTGCGTCGCTGATGCGGGGTGTGCACTGGTAG
- a CDS encoding group II truncated hemoglobin — MNDPAAPTPYARIGGEAGLRRMTQRMYALMDTLPEAAAVRAQHPISLDGSEQKLFEFLSGWLGGPPLFTQKHGAPMLRARHLPFRIGMEEASGWLACFHGAMVETIEDAELREFLWSRIEPLALHMRNLQAVPLRWADTQDA, encoded by the coding sequence ATGAACGATCCAGCTGCTCCCACGCCTTACGCCCGCATCGGCGGCGAAGCCGGCCTGCGCCGGATGACCCAGCGCATGTATGCGCTGATGGACACGTTGCCGGAAGCCGCCGCGGTGCGCGCGCAGCATCCGATCTCCCTCGACGGCAGCGAGCAGAAGCTGTTCGAGTTCCTCAGTGGCTGGCTCGGCGGGCCGCCGTTGTTCACGCAGAAGCACGGCGCCCCGATGCTGCGCGCCCGCCACCTGCCCTTCCGGATCGGCATGGAGGAAGCCAGCGGCTGGCTGGCCTGCTTCCATGGCGCGATGGTCGAGACGATCGAAGACGCGGAACTGCGCGAGTTCCTGTGGTCGAGGATCGAACCGCTGGCGCTGCATATGCGGAACCTGCAGGCGGTGCCACTACGGTGGGCGGACACCCAGGATGCGTAG
- a CDS encoding restriction endonuclease translates to MSIWLIGLAVTIVSGTAATVYLWLIRRPHDEMSYGLHALSGLRWREFSKLVLAAMERRGLVEATPDQQDSREPQSTFVLARGEERWLLSCKHGSAYRIAAAPVQELAASIRLGAARGGILATEGKVEKEGRDAAQGTSIELLDGPRLWPEVRFLIEPALREQIAHYATSRAKRHTGISWLGAVTLGALAMAVWSNAYPTVREDAEPASAATMARPAPAAAPATPAVPQESFREPTQEELEAQMRDVLKALSKTPGITRGVWQTKLTLSVDRTASEKEIWPWICLELERYPALRASRVQLNPPPGSSEPVRWRQCKTM, encoded by the coding sequence ATGTCCATCTGGCTCATCGGCTTGGCCGTCACCATTGTGAGCGGCACCGCCGCCACGGTTTATCTCTGGCTGATCCGCCGCCCCCACGACGAAATGTCGTATGGACTGCACGCACTGTCCGGACTGCGCTGGCGCGAATTTTCCAAGCTCGTGCTGGCCGCGATGGAACGCCGGGGCCTGGTGGAGGCGACGCCGGACCAGCAGGATTCGCGCGAACCGCAGTCGACCTTCGTGCTCGCCCGGGGCGAAGAACGCTGGTTGCTGTCCTGCAAGCATGGTTCGGCCTACCGCATCGCCGCGGCACCGGTACAGGAGCTGGCGGCCAGCATCCGCCTGGGCGCCGCACGTGGCGGCATCCTTGCCACCGAAGGCAAGGTCGAGAAGGAAGGTCGCGACGCCGCGCAGGGCACCAGCATCGAACTGCTCGACGGCCCCCGCCTGTGGCCGGAAGTGCGTTTCCTGATCGAGCCCGCCCTGCGTGAGCAGATCGCCCACTACGCCACCAGCCGCGCCAAGCGCCATACGGGCATCTCATGGCTGGGCGCGGTGACCCTGGGCGCGTTGGCGATGGCCGTCTGGTCGAACGCCTACCCCACGGTCCGCGAGGACGCAGAACCCGCCTCTGCCGCCACCATGGCACGCCCTGCCCCGGCGGCGGCACCGGCGACGCCCGCCGTTCCGCAGGAAAGCTTCCGCGAACCCACCCAGGAAGAACTGGAAGCGCAGATGCGCGATGTCCTCAAGGCGCTGTCGAAGACACCCGGCATCACCCGCGGCGTCTGGCAGACCAAGCTGACACTGAGCGTCGACCGCACGGCCAGCGAGAAGGAGATCTGGCCGTGGATCTGTCTGGAGCTGGAACGCTACCCCGCCCTCCGCGCGAGCCGCGTACAGCTCAATCCGCCGCCGGGCAGCAGCGAGCCGGTGCGCTGGCGCCAGTGCAAGACGATGTGA
- a CDS encoding phasin family protein: MATLKKSARKKTASASKNEDLQAQAEQMSKRLGESAQQVWLAGVGAFGRAQAEGTKLFETLVKEGLSLEHLTRKAAGGKAQAMRDAVETTVGQARERASDTWDRLEKVFEERVHRALRRLEVPSREDLSALIDRVDALNAELRKLGGAPAAKTARTARPRKAASVKKSTPAAKKTPAKRAPRKKAAP; encoded by the coding sequence ATGGCCACGCTGAAGAAATCCGCACGCAAGAAGACCGCTTCCGCTTCCAAGAACGAGGACCTGCAGGCGCAGGCCGAACAGATGTCCAAGCGCCTGGGCGAATCGGCGCAGCAGGTGTGGCTGGCCGGCGTGGGTGCCTTCGGGCGGGCGCAGGCCGAAGGCACCAAGCTGTTCGAAACGCTGGTGAAGGAAGGCCTGTCACTGGAACACCTCACGCGCAAGGCCGCCGGCGGCAAGGCCCAGGCCATGCGTGACGCGGTCGAGACCACGGTCGGCCAGGCGCGCGAGCGCGCCTCAGATACCTGGGACCGCCTGGAGAAGGTCTTCGAGGAGCGCGTGCACCGTGCCCTGCGCCGTCTGGAAGTCCCCAGCCGCGAGGATCTCTCCGCACTGATCGATCGCGTGGATGCGCTGAATGCCGAACTGCGCAAGCTCGGCGGTGCGCCGGCGGCCAAGACGGCCCGCACCGCGCGTCCGCGCAAGGCCGCCAGCGTCAAGAAATCGACGCCCGCAGCGAAGAAAACGCCCGCGAAACGTGCACCGCGCAAGAAGGCTGCACCATAA
- a CDS encoding patatin-like phospholipase family protein encodes MLSIHSARQRGHNGKIGLAIAGGGPIGGMYELGALRALDEALDGLDLTRMDCYVGVSSGAFLAAGLANRMGTAEMCRIFITGTSDDAEFRPETFLRPNVGEYLRRAATLPGLYADWLSRLMRNPRRATRWSDLFLRFGGLVPTGIFDNEEVERFLRDIFNRRGRSNDFRTLDADLFVVAVDLDSGETVRFGEEGWDDIPISRAVQASSALPGLYPPVEIGGRHFLDGALRRTMHASTVLDRGIDLMIGINPLVPFDANQATPQADEAEQVGLASGGLPAVLSQTLRTLLQSRMQIGMEKYPHRYPDIDQLVFEPNADDSELFFTNLFSFSSRHRVCQLAYRNTLADLRKRAAVLKPMLAAHGIRYNEDIVNDRHRSILDGLDVMPRMTETTARLRRALDDVDQLVSRRRAARRT; translated from the coding sequence ATGCTTTCGATCCACAGCGCGCGGCAACGGGGCCACAACGGCAAGATCGGGCTGGCCATCGCCGGCGGCGGACCCATCGGCGGGATGTACGAACTGGGCGCACTGCGTGCGCTGGATGAAGCGCTGGACGGTCTGGACCTGACCCGGATGGATTGCTACGTGGGCGTCAGCTCGGGGGCTTTCCTGGCTGCCGGACTGGCCAACCGGATGGGCACGGCCGAGATGTGCCGCATCTTCATCACCGGCACCAGCGACGATGCCGAATTCCGTCCCGAGACCTTCCTGCGACCCAATGTGGGCGAATACCTGCGGCGGGCGGCCACCCTGCCGGGGCTGTATGCCGACTGGCTGTCGCGGCTGATGCGCAATCCCCGCCGCGCCACGCGCTGGTCGGACCTGTTCCTGCGCTTCGGCGGTCTGGTGCCCACCGGCATCTTCGACAACGAGGAAGTGGAGCGCTTCCTGCGCGACATCTTCAACCGGCGCGGCCGCAGCAACGATTTCCGCACGCTGGACGCCGACCTGTTCGTGGTGGCGGTGGACCTGGACAGCGGCGAGACGGTGCGCTTCGGCGAGGAAGGCTGGGACGACATTCCCATCTCGCGCGCCGTGCAGGCCAGTTCCGCACTGCCCGGCCTGTACCCGCCGGTGGAGATAGGCGGCCGGCATTTCCTCGACGGCGCCCTGCGCCGCACGATGCATGCGAGCACGGTACTGGACCGCGGCATCGACCTGATGATCGGCATCAACCCGCTGGTGCCGTTCGATGCCAACCAGGCCACGCCGCAGGCGGACGAGGCCGAACAGGTCGGGCTGGCCAGCGGCGGACTGCCGGCCGTGCTGTCGCAGACGCTGCGCACGCTGCTGCAGTCGCGCATGCAGATCGGCATGGAAAAGTATCCGCACCGTTACCCGGACATCGACCAGTTGGTGTTCGAGCCCAACGCCGACGACAGCGAGCTGTTCTTCACCAACCTCTTCAGCTTCTCCTCGCGCCACCGCGTCTGCCAACTGGCCTACCGCAACACGCTGGCGGACCTGCGCAAGCGCGCCGCGGTGCTCAAGCCGATGCTGGCCGCGCACGGCATCCGCTACAACGAGGACATCGTCAACGACCGCCACCGTTCCATCCTCGATGGGCTGGACGTCATGCCGCGCATGACCGAAACCACCGCCCGACTGCGTCGCGCGCTGGACGACGTGGACCAGTTGGTATCGCGCCGCCGGGCCGCCCGCCGCACGTGA
- a CDS encoding polyhydroxyalkanoic acid system family protein gives MASIDIQHPHSKTPAQARKAVEGVAKKLAERFDMEYGWDGDTLKFSRSGVDGTIALLADKLRVTANLGFLLSAMKGPIEAEIRRVLSEKFD, from the coding sequence ATGGCCAGCATCGATATCCAGCACCCGCATTCCAAGACGCCCGCGCAGGCGCGCAAGGCCGTCGAAGGCGTGGCCAAGAAACTGGCCGAGCGCTTCGACATGGAGTACGGCTGGGACGGCGACACGCTGAAATTCAGCCGCTCCGGCGTGGACGGCACCATCGCCCTGCTCGCCGACAAGCTGCGGGTCACCGCCAACCTGGGCTTCCTGCTCTCGGCGATGAAGGGGCCGATCGAAGCCGAGATCCGCCGGGTGCTGAGCGAGAAGTTCGACTAG